One window of the Marmota flaviventris isolate mMarFla1 chromosome 2, mMarFla1.hap1, whole genome shotgun sequence genome contains the following:
- the Mrps26 gene encoding small ribosomal subunit protein mS26: MLRTLSGLGSLPPCRAPALLLLPARGRKTRHDPPAKSKVGRVKTPPAVDPAEFFVLAERYRQYRQTVRALRLEFVSEVRKKVHEARAGVLAERKAQEDAAEHRELMAWNQAENQRLHELRLARLRLEAREQEQRQAEERARRTREEQAWMQLKEQEVLQLQEEAKNFITQENLEARIEEALDSPKDYNWAITKEGLVVRPQHRGS; encoded by the exons ATGCTCCGCACGCTGAGCGGCCTGGGCTCGTTGCCCCCGTGCCGGGCTCCGGCCCTGCTACTGCTGCCCGCGCGCGGCCGCAAGACCCGCCACGATCCTCCCGCCAAGTCTAAGGTCGGGCGCGTGAAGACTCCGCCCGCGGTGGATCCTGCGGAATTCTTCGTGCTGGCGGAGCGTTACCGGCAGTATCGCCAGACTGTGCGCGCCCTCAG GCTGGAGTTCGTGTCGGAGGTGCGGAAGAAGGTGCACGAGGCCCGAGCCGGGGTCCTGGCGGAGCGCAAGGCGCAGGAGGATGCCGCCGAGCACCGGGAGCTGATGGCCTGGAACCAGGCGGAGAACCAGAGGCTGCACGAGTTGCG GTTAGCGAGACTGCGGCTGGAGGCGCGGGAGCAGGAGCAGCGGCAGGCCGAGGAACGGGCCCGCCGCACCCGAGAAGAGCAGGCTTGGATGCAGCTCAAGGAGCAAGAGGTGCTACAGCTGCAG GAGGAGGCTAAAAATTTCATCACCCAAGAGAATCTGGAGGCCCGGATAGAAGAAGCTTTGGACTCTCCAAAGGACTACAACTGGGCCATCACCAAAGAGGGTCTGGTGGTCAGACCTCAGCACAGGGGCTCCTAG
- the LOC114107433 gene encoding LOW QUALITY PROTEIN: progonadoliberin-2 (The sequence of the model RefSeq protein was modified relative to this genomic sequence to represent the inferred CDS: substituted 1 base at 1 genomic stop codon) — MASSRLGLLLLLLLLLTVHPGPSRAQHWSYGWYPGGKRASSSLQDLPSALRSSAGNPTHAADSLPNDALAPPEDTMSWKGRTMARLSLHRNQHLVXTLMGHGLEIPKLGSQAPEGAGCIRAT, encoded by the exons ATGGCTAGCTCTAGATTAGGCCTTCTGCTGCTGCTCCTACTGCTGCTGACTGTCCACCCTGGACCCTCGAGGGCTCAGCACTGGTCCTATGGCTGGTACCCCGGAGGAAAACGAGCCTCCAGCTCACTCCAGGACCTCCCAAGTGCTCTTAGGTCCTCAG CTGGCAACCCAACCCATGCTGCCGATAGCCTACCAAATGATGCACTGGCTCCCCCTGAGGATACAATGTCTTGGAAGGGCAGGACCATGGCCCGCTTGTCCCTCCACAGGAACCAGCACCTGGTGTAGACCCTAATG GGTCACGGGCTGGAAATCCCCAAGCTGGGTTCTCAGGCTCCTGAAGGAGCCGGGTGCATCCGAGCAACGTGA